From Streptomyces sp. SAI-135:
GACCTCCAGGACCACCACGTACGGAACCTCCTGGACCGCCGGATCGACGGCCTCCTGGTCTCCCCCACCGACGGCGGCTCCCCGCTGATGCTGGACGCCGTGCGGACGGGGACGCCGATGGTGTTCGTGGACCGGTGGATCCCGGGCGTGGCCGTGCCGGTCGTCAGGGCCGACGGGCGGGCCGCGGTGCGCGATCTCGTCGCCCATCTGCACGGCCTCGGGCACCGCAGGCTCGCCATCATCGCCGGGCCCGCCGCCACCACGACCGGCCAGGAGCGCGTGGCGGCCTTCCGGGAGGCCCTGGAGGCCTACGGCCTGGAACTGCCCGAGGACTACATAGGGCAGGGCGACTTCCAGGCCGAGAGCGGACGACGGGTCACCGAGGGCTTCCTCGACCTGCCGGAGCCGCCCGAGGTCGTCTTCGCGGCCGACAACCTGATGGCGCTCGGCGCCCTGGACGCCGTACGCGCGCGTGGGCTGCGCGTGCCGGAGGACCTCGCCCTGGCCGCGTTCGACGACATCCCGTGGTTCGTGCACACCGATCCGCCGATCACCGCGATCGCCCAGCCCACGGGCGAGCTGGGGCGGGCCGCGGTGCGGGCGCTCGTCGACCGCATCGAGGGACGGCCGCCCGCGTCGGTCACCCTCCCCGCCCGTCTGGTCGTCCGCCGCTCGTGCGGCGAGAACCCCAACCCTGTGCAAAGGAGCACGTCGTGAGCAACGAGGACGAGTTGCTGCGCATCGAGGGCATACGGAAGTCCTTCCCCGGCGTGGTCGCGCTCGACGGCGTCGACTTCGATCTGCGCCGGGGCGAGGTGCACGTACTGCTCGGCGAGAACGGCGCCGGCAAGAGCACGCTGATCAAGATGCTCTCGGGCGCCTACCACCCC
This genomic window contains:
- a CDS encoding LacI family DNA-binding transcriptional regulator, with product MASIKDVAAEAGVSVATVSRVLNDHPSVSADARTRVLAAVEALGYRPNAVARSLRTDQTHTLGLVISDVLNPYFTELARSVEEEARALGYSVIIGNADERPDLQDHHVRNLLDRRIDGLLVSPTDGGSPLMLDAVRTGTPMVFVDRWIPGVAVPVVRADGRAAVRDLVAHLHGLGHRRLAIIAGPAATTTGQERVAAFREALEAYGLELPEDYIGQGDFQAESGRRVTEGFLDLPEPPEVVFAADNLMALGALDAVRARGLRVPEDLALAAFDDIPWFVHTDPPITAIAQPTGELGRAAVRALVDRIEGRPPASVTLPARLVVRRSCGENPNPVQRSTS